A single window of Eucalyptus grandis isolate ANBG69807.140 chromosome 1, ASM1654582v1, whole genome shotgun sequence DNA harbors:
- the LOC120288522 gene encoding RING-H2 finger protein ATL70-like: MTAVALGLDQATLCSFPKLLYSRVKAASSSCCSICLSEHKESDVLRLLPGCGHYFRSKCVDLWLRMNRSRLNCRTSLVPTPVRSSLAEVTPPAGGRIAAQILESNKMHCKLIEVFRAWVRGVD; encoded by the coding sequence ATGACTGCGGTCGCGCTCGGCCTGGACCAGGCCACGCTGTGCAGCTTCCCGAAGCTCCTCTACTCTCGGGTGAAGGCCGCGAGCTCGAGCTGCTGCTCCATTTGCTTGTCGGAGCACAAGGAGTCGGACGTGCTGAGGCTGTTGCCGGGCTGTGGCCATTACTTCCGCTCGAAGTGCGTTGATCTGTGGTTGAGAATGAATCGGTCGCGTCTGAACTGCAGGACCTCGCTGGTTCCGACTCCGGTCAGGAGTTCCCTCGCTGAGGTGACCCCGCCGGCGGGTGGTCGAATTGCAGCTCAGATTCTAGAATCAAACAAAATGCACTGTAAATTAATTGAGGTTTTTCGTGCATGGGTTCGAGGTGTTGACTGA